From Apium graveolens cultivar Ventura chromosome 9, ASM990537v1, whole genome shotgun sequence, the proteins below share one genomic window:
- the LOC141684083 gene encoding indole-3-acetic acid-amido synthetase GH3.6-like: MSTETSESNENKMEGSHMTTEKDKKALEYLEYVTANADEIQKQVLAEILTQNAGVEYLQRHGLGGHTDSNSFKKFVPVITYEDIQPDINRIAYGDKSPILCSYPISDFFTSSGTSGGERKLIPTIEEEHGRKSAFHGLLMPVMNKYIPGLDKGKAMHFMFTKPGFKTPGGLMARSALTSLYQSKHFINRSVKDDPYTNYTSPNETILCPDIYQSMYSQMLCGLCLRDEVNRVGAPFGSGLIRSIQFLENNWPVLCKDIRTGTLNLEITDNSVRKSVLTEILKPDPVLADLIEAECSKKSWKGIITRLWPNTKCIQAIVTGSMSQYIPTLEYYGNGLPLVSPVYASSECLFGLNLDPLCKPNEVSYTPIPTMAFFEFLPVSKTNMVGDISSCIAERSLINEKIQQQLVDLVDVKLGEEYELVVTTYAGLYRFRVGDLLRVAGFKNKAPQFNFICRKNVALSIEADKTDESELQSVVEKAVINYLRPLNVILVDYTAYADISTIPGHYVIFWEYTVLDDGSVATRQMVPPSVFEDCCLAIEESLNSVYRQGRVADKSIGPLEMKIVERGTFNELMDYAISLGASMSQYKTPRSVKFAPFLDLLNSKVVSNHYSPKCPTWAPRNM, from the exons ATGAGTACTGAAACTTCAGAAAGCAATGAGAATAAGATGGAGGGTAGTCATATGACAACAGAGAAGGACAAGAAGGCTCTAGAGTATCTTGAATATGTGACTGCTAATGCAGATGAAATTCAGAAGCAAGTTCTTGCTGAAATACTAACTCAAAATGCAGGTGTTGAATATTTGCAGCGTCATGGCCTTGGCGGACACACAGACAGCAATAGTTTTAAGAAATTTGTGCCTGTCATCACTTATGAGGATATTCAACCTGATATCAACCGAATTGCATATGGTGATAAATCCCCCATCCTATGTTCTTACCCCATTTCAGACTTCTTTACAAG CTCCGGGACATCTGGAGGCGAGAGAAAACTGATACCAACCATTGAGGAAGAGCATGGCAGGAAGTCAGCATTTCATGGACTTTTAATGCCTGTAATGAATAAGTACATACCTGGTTTAGACAAAGGAAAAGCAATGCATTTCATGTTCACAAAACCGGGCTTCAAGACTCCTGGCGGCCTAATGGCTCGTTCAGCCTTAACAAGTTTATACCAAAGTAAACATTTCATTAACAGGTCTGTTAAAGATGACCCCTATACAAACTACACTAGCCCTAATGAAACCATTCTCTGCCCAGACATTTACCAAAGTATGTACTCACAAATGCTGTGTGGATTATGTCTCCGCGATGAAGTTAATCGAGTCGGAGCTCCATTTGGTTCTGGCTTGATACGGTCCATTCAGTTTCTTGAAAACAACTGGCCAGTACTGTGTAAAGACATTCGTACAGGAACTCTTAACCTTGAAATCACAGACAACTCGGTGAGAAAGTCAGTGCTAACAGAAATCCTTAAACCTGACCCGGTTTTAGCAGATCTTATTGAAGCAGAATGTAGTAAGAAGTCATGGAAAGGGATTATAACAAGGTTGTGGCCAAATACAAAGTGCATTCAAGCTATCGTGACAGGGAGCATGTCACAGTACATACCAACTCTTGAATATTATGGCAATGGACTACCTCTTGTGAGCCCTGTGTATGCTTCTTCAGAGTGTTTGTTTGGTCTTAATCTTGATCCTCTTTGCAAGCCAAATGAAGTCTCCTATACCCCCATTCCAACCATGGCCTTTTTCGAGTTCTTGCCAGTGTCAAAAACAAATATGGTTGGTGATATAAGTTCCTGTATTGCGGAGAGATCTCTGATTAATGAGAAGATACAACAACAATTGGTTGATCTTGTTGATGTTAAGCTTGGAGAAGAATATGAGCTTGTTGTGACTACCTATGCTG GGCTTTATCGATTTAGAGTGGGAGATTTGTTGCGAGTTGCTGGATTCAAGAATAAGGCTCCTCAATTCAACTTCATCTGTCGGAAAAATGTTGCTCTAAGCATAGAAGCTGATAAAACTGATGAATCTGAGCTGCAAAGTGTTGTAGAAAAGGCTGTAATCAATTATTTAAGGCCACTTAATGTGATTTTAGTTGATTATACTGCATACGCAGACATAAGCACAATTCCAGGACATTATGTCATCTTCTGGGAATATACTGTGCTTGATGATGGATCTGTAGCTACACGCCAAATGGTTCCTCCATCTGTTTTCGAGGATTGTTGTCTTGCCATTGAAGAGTCACTCAACAGTGTGTATCGACAAGGTCGTGTTGCAGATAAATCAATTGGTCCACTTGAGATGAAGATAGTAGAAAGAGGTACTTTTAATGAACTGATGGATTATGCCATCAGCCTAGGGGCTTCAATGAGCCAGTACAAGACTCCTCGGTCTGTGAAGTTTGCTCCATTTCTTGATCTCTTGAACTCAAAGGTTGTGTCAAACCACTACAGTCCTAAATGTCCAACATGGGCTCCTAGGAATATGTAA
- the LOC141687067 gene encoding uncharacterized protein LOC141687067, translated as MFSVSFTSQIKTTSSLGPIAGPGTSTPSYLNFARATTRVSTPSSSTAPKLSLNSPPFSPTRRQCAAKVEVETSRSGIVGAHDLLIVGPGVLGRLIAQLWRQDHEGCQITGQTFTTDHHDDLVNMGITPSLKGMKASQKYPYVVFCAPPSRTPDYPGDLREAASNWNGCGSFLFTSSSAPYDCYDNGHCDEDSPVVAIGRSPRTDLLLNTEKVVIESGGNVLRLAGLYKADRGAHVYWLRKGTVESRPDHIVNLIHYEDAASLAVAILKKKLRGRTFLGCDNHPFSRQEVMDIVEKSGKFSTKFVGFTGTNDPLGKKLNNSKTRQETGWEPKYPSFSQYLEMSI; from the exons ATGTTTAGTGTTTCCTTCACATCCCAAATTAAAACGACGTCGTCACTAGGTCCAATCGCCGGGCCCGGAACTTCAACACCGTCGTATTTGAATTTTGCACGCGCCACCACTCGTGTTTCCACTCCCTCAAGCTCCACCGCCCCTAAATTATCTCTAAACTCACCGCCATTCTCTCCAACTCGCCGCCAAT GCGCGGCGAAGGTTGAAGTAGAGACATCTCGTTCTGGAATAGTGGGAGCTCATGATTTGTTGATAGTTGGTCCCGGTGTTCTTGGCCGCTTGATCGCTCAATTATGGCGTCAG GATCACGAGGGATGTCAAATTACTGGCCAAACATTTACTACTGATCACCATGATGATTTGGTCAACATGGGAATCACTCCATCTCTGAAGGGAATGAAAGCATCTCAGAAGTATCCTTACGTGGTTTTCTGTGCCCCTCCATCGCGGACACCAGACTACCCTGGTGATCTTAG GGAAGCAGCATCAAACTGGAACGGTTGTGGTTCTTTCTTGTTCACCTCAAGCTCTGCACCATATGATTGCTACGACAATGGTCATTGTGATGAG GATAGTCCAGTTGTGGCAATTGGGAGAAGCCCTAGGACCGATCTTCTTTTAAACACCGAAAAGGTAGTAATAGAATCTGGTGGCAATGTCCTTAGGTTGGCGGGACTCTAT AAAGCAGATAGAGGGGCACATGTCTACTGGTTGAGGAAAGGGACTGTTGAATCTCGGCCTGACCACATCGTCAATCTTATACACTATGAG GATGCAGCTTCTCTTGCAGTTGCaattttgaagaaaaagcttCGTGGTCGGACCTTTTTGGGCTGTGATAATCATCCGTTTTCCAG GCAGGAAGTAATGGACATTGTTGAGAAGAGCGGGAAATTCAGCACAAAATTTGTAGGATTTACAG GAACTAATGATCCTTTGGGAAAGAAATTAAACAACTCAAAGACTCGCCAGGAAACAGGATGGGAGCCGAAGTACCCAAGCTTTTCTCAATATTTGGAAATGTCTATATAA
- the LOC141684084 gene encoding CASP-like protein 1 codes for MASSKDNKPADQVENVAAPVPAAAAAAPPPELKSETKTPTSYLAVSEVVLRVLLFATTVTAVVVMVTSKQTEWIPYPAPPFRVRNSSRFTDSPAFVYFIAALSVAGLYSIITTLVTILALLKPDNWKHLVSHFVVFDVLLLGIVASATGASGAVAYIGLRGNSHSGWLKVCNIYDTFCAHIASATGVALIASIVLVLLILLSVFTLSRRSLK; via the exons ATGGCTTCTTCTAAAGATAATAAGCCTGCAGATCAGGTAGAAAATGTGGCAGCACCTGTGCCAGCAGCTGCAGCAGCAGCGCCACCACCCGAACTTAAATCAGAAACCAAAACTCCAACTAGCTATTTGGCAGTGAGTGAAGTAGTTTTGAGAGTGTTATTGTTTGCAACAACAGTAACAGCTGTGGTGGTTATGGTCACCAGCAAGCAGACTGAGTGGATTCCGTATCCAGCACCGCCTTTTCGTGTACGCAATTCTTCTAGGTTCACCGATTCCCCAGCTTTCGT ATACTTTATAGCAGCACTTTCGGTGGCTGGTCTGTACAGCATCATAACTACCCTGGTGACCATTTTAGCTCTTCTGAAGCCCGATAACTGGAAACATTTGGTATCCCACTTTGTAGTATTCGATGTG CTGTTGTTGGGGATTGTTGCTTCAGCAACTGGGGCATCCGGTGCAGTTGCTTACATAGGATTGAGAGGAAACTCTCATTCAGGCTGGCTCAAGGTCTGCAATATCTACGATACGTTCTGTGCACACATAGCAAGCGCCACTGGAGTCGCATTGATCGCCTCCATTGTGCTTGTTTTGCTCATCCTCCTCTCTGTTTTTACTCTTTCCAGGAGAAGCCTTAAGTAA
- the LOC141687127 gene encoding uncharacterized protein LOC141687127 isoform X1 produces MSESKHMDSSIPDDIALKLVSSLQVWDVCSLGSCSRFWQELCGLDCVWSSLYRDRWPQLLLDNNQDSSVLDVDHNHQPHHSKTTSKGWRGLYISKHSEMAGKAAMVVKFLENCLNSESIEVGQYLKAIKDLYTMQFGFKDVQMFFLKAETNVLLNLVGLHYCISWLRLPPEHIMEALESCKILERKVCVQWWTLGRWFYGFRMRDESHSREVSLGDVARAKEEEVLAVLYRGAIYEVFRVRISFAKPSNAHWTSQNLNTCR; encoded by the exons ATGAGTGAATCAAAGCACATGGATAGCTCAATCCCAGATGATATTGCCCTCAAATTGGTTTCTTCTCTTCAG GTATGGGATGTGTGTTCACTTGGTAGCTGCTCTAGATTTTGGCAGGAGCTATGTGGGTTGGATTGTGTTTGGTCTTCTCTGTATAGAGATAGATGGCCACAGTTACTTTTGGATAATAATCAAGATTCTTCTGTTCTTGATGTTGATCATAACCATCAGCCTCATCATTCTAAAACCACCTCTAAG GGATGGAGAGGCTTATATATCAGCAAGCACAGCGAAATGGCTGGCAAGGCAGCCATGGTAgttaaatttcttgaaaattgTTTGAACTCTGAATCAATTGAAGTGGGTCAGTATCTTAAGGCAATTAAAGACCTATACACTATGCAATTTGGATTTAAAGATGTCCAAATGTTCTTTCTTAAAGCAGAGACCAATGTGTTGCTCAACTTGGTTGGCCTGCACTATTGCATTAGCTGGCTCAGACTTCCG CCGGAGCATATAATGGAAGCGCTGGAAAGCTGCAAAATATTAGAGCGGAAAGTGTGTGTCCAGTGGTGGACTTTAGGGCGGTGGTTTTATGGCTTCCGCATGCGTGATGAGTCCCATTCTCGTGAAGTCTCTCTGGGAGATGTTGCTAGGGCCAAAGAGGAAGAAGTTCTTGCAGTGCTCTATCGAGGTGCCATTTATGAGGTCTTTCGTGTTCGTATTTCCTTTGCTAAGCCCTCAAATGCTCATTGGACAAGCCAAAACCTAAATACTTGTCGCTAG
- the LOC141687127 gene encoding uncharacterized protein LOC141687127 isoform X2, producing MSESKHMDSSIPDDIALKLVSSLQVWDVCSLGSCSRFWQELCGLDCVWSSLYRDRWPQLLLDNNQDSSVLDVDHNHQPHHSKTTSKGWRGLYISKHSEMAGKAAMVVKFLENCLNSESIEVETNVLLNLVGLHYCISWLRLPPEHIMEALESCKILERKVCVQWWTLGRWFYGFRMRDESHSREVSLGDVARAKEEEVLAVLYRGAIYEVFRVRISFAKPSNAHWTSQNLNTCR from the exons ATGAGTGAATCAAAGCACATGGATAGCTCAATCCCAGATGATATTGCCCTCAAATTGGTTTCTTCTCTTCAG GTATGGGATGTGTGTTCACTTGGTAGCTGCTCTAGATTTTGGCAGGAGCTATGTGGGTTGGATTGTGTTTGGTCTTCTCTGTATAGAGATAGATGGCCACAGTTACTTTTGGATAATAATCAAGATTCTTCTGTTCTTGATGTTGATCATAACCATCAGCCTCATCATTCTAAAACCACCTCTAAG GGATGGAGAGGCTTATATATCAGCAAGCACAGCGAAATGGCTGGCAAGGCAGCCATGGTAgttaaatttcttgaaaattgTTTGAACTCTGAATCAATTGAAGTGG AGACCAATGTGTTGCTCAACTTGGTTGGCCTGCACTATTGCATTAGCTGGCTCAGACTTCCG CCGGAGCATATAATGGAAGCGCTGGAAAGCTGCAAAATATTAGAGCGGAAAGTGTGTGTCCAGTGGTGGACTTTAGGGCGGTGGTTTTATGGCTTCCGCATGCGTGATGAGTCCCATTCTCGTGAAGTCTCTCTGGGAGATGTTGCTAGGGCCAAAGAGGAAGAAGTTCTTGCAGTGCTCTATCGAGGTGCCATTTATGAGGTCTTTCGTGTTCGTATTTCCTTTGCTAAGCCCTCAAATGCTCATTGGACAAGCCAAAACCTAAATACTTGTCGCTAG